Proteins found in one Terribacillus sp. DMT04 genomic segment:
- a CDS encoding DegV family protein, with protein sequence MKIAVMTDSTAYLTPEQREAFDIHMIPLQVVFDDATYEEEVDISTAEFYEKIKQQKSLPKTSQPVVGKVIEKLEELSKTYDAVISIHLSSGISGTYQSMVAADDMVEGIDVYAYDSELSCMPQAYYAMEAAQMAKQGASVEAILERLDEMKQTMIAYFMVDDLSNLQRGGRLNGAQALIGSLLQVKPVLHFEDKVIVPFEKIRTKKKALSRIKSLFAEQAASGDKMRACFIHANRPEEAEALRAEMQAEYPNSEIDVSYFGPVIGTHLGEGAIGLTWYKV encoded by the coding sequence ATGAAAATTGCTGTCATGACTGATAGTACAGCATATCTTACGCCAGAACAGCGAGAAGCTTTTGATATACATATGATTCCATTGCAGGTCGTCTTTGACGATGCAACGTATGAGGAAGAAGTTGATATTAGTACTGCTGAATTTTATGAGAAAATCAAACAGCAGAAAAGCTTGCCGAAGACGTCGCAGCCAGTTGTAGGGAAAGTGATTGAAAAGCTGGAGGAACTGAGCAAAACATATGATGCTGTGATCAGTATTCACCTTTCCAGCGGTATTAGCGGAACATACCAATCGATGGTAGCGGCTGATGATATGGTCGAAGGAATTGATGTGTATGCGTATGATTCGGAATTGAGCTGTATGCCGCAAGCGTATTATGCAATGGAAGCTGCGCAAATGGCAAAACAAGGCGCATCTGTTGAAGCAATTCTGGAACGTCTCGATGAGATGAAACAAACGATGATTGCTTACTTTATGGTGGACGATTTATCCAACTTGCAGCGTGGAGGCCGTTTGAATGGTGCCCAAGCGCTTATCGGCAGTTTGCTTCAAGTGAAGCCAGTGCTTCATTTTGAAGATAAAGTGATTGTCCCATTTGAAAAGATTCGCACCAAGAAAAAAGCACTTAGCCGAATCAAGTCTTTATTCGCTGAACAAGCTGCAAGCGGAGACAAAATGAGAGCTTGTTTTATTCATGCCAATCGTCCCGAAGAAGCGGAAGCACTTCGAGCAGAGATGCAGGCAGAATATCCAAACTCCGAAATAGATGTATCTTATTTTGGCCCAGTCATCGGTACCCATCTTGGAGAAGGTGCCATTGGTCTGACATGGTATAAAGTGTAA
- a CDS encoding response regulator transcription factor, whose product MSTGILLIDDHKLFREGVKRILEFEPAFQVVAEGDDGSEALELVEKYNPDVVLMDINMPTTNGVQATADLIKHRPDINVIILSIHDDENYVTHALKTGAQGYLLKEMDADSLIDAIKVVSEGGSYLHPKVTHNLVKEYRRLAEENNSSISSKIGEHRRPLHLLTRRECEVLQLLADGKSNRGVAESLYISEKTVKNHVSNILQKMNVNDRTQAVVTAIRNGWVEVL is encoded by the coding sequence ATGAGTACTGGGATATTATTGATTGATGACCACAAGCTATTTCGAGAGGGAGTAAAGCGTATTCTCGAGTTCGAACCAGCTTTCCAGGTTGTCGCAGAGGGGGATGACGGTTCAGAGGCACTTGAACTCGTCGAGAAATACAATCCTGATGTCGTGCTAATGGACATCAACATGCCTACTACAAACGGTGTACAAGCAACAGCAGATCTCATCAAGCACCGACCGGATATTAATGTTATTATCCTTTCTATCCATGATGATGAAAACTACGTCACACATGCTTTGAAAACAGGAGCACAAGGTTATTTGCTGAAAGAAATGGATGCGGATTCTTTGATTGATGCGATTAAGGTTGTAAGTGAAGGCGGATCTTATCTGCACCCGAAAGTAACACATAACCTTGTAAAAGAATACCGTCGCTTAGCAGAGGAAAACAACTCTTCTATCTCCAGTAAAATTGGCGAGCATCGCCGTCCGCTGCATTTGCTTACACGCAGAGAATGTGAAGTGCTGCAGCTGCTTGCAGATGGCAAGAGCAACCGCGGCGTAGCGGAATCTTTATATATTAGCGAAAAAACAGTCAAAAACCATGTGAGTAATATTTTGCAGAAAATGAACGTAAACGACCGTACGCAGGCAGTTGTAACGGCAATTCGCAACGGCTGGGTTGAAGTTTTATAA
- a CDS encoding sensor histidine kinase, translating to MAKKIEDKALDSIISEMVEAVENSKDEIFYIGEESRIEYEQLLADLQLTKEKVADIIKVGDQLEQKVRYSKMRLSDVSRDFDRYSEEEIREVYEQTHKLQSELRMSREKEKFLRERRDEMHRRLQSLELKMKRAEGLVGKISVVLNYLNDDFKQVSQLIHDAKEKQEFGLKIIEAQEEERRRLSREMHDGPAQMLANILLRSELVDRTFRERSTEEALLEIQNMRKMVRSSLYEVRRIIYDLRPMALDDLGLLPTIKKYLNNIEEFNNIHIEFTALKADKRLDPKYEVALFRLTQEAVQNAVKHAEPTTIKVRLEVMQELVVISIIDDGRGFDITQKKENSFGIIGMRERVEMLDGSINFYTEVGKGTRVLIKVPLADG from the coding sequence ATGGCAAAAAAAATCGAAGACAAAGCGCTCGATTCCATCATTAGTGAAATGGTGGAAGCTGTCGAGAATAGCAAGGATGAGATTTTTTACATAGGAGAAGAATCGCGCATAGAGTATGAACAGCTTCTTGCTGATTTGCAGCTCACAAAGGAAAAAGTGGCTGACATCATTAAAGTAGGCGATCAGCTCGAACAGAAGGTCCGCTATTCCAAGATGCGTCTGTCTGATGTGAGCCGCGATTTTGACCGCTATTCAGAAGAGGAAATCCGTGAAGTATACGAGCAGACGCATAAACTGCAAAGTGAGCTTCGGATGTCTCGTGAGAAGGAAAAATTTCTCCGAGAGCGGCGCGATGAAATGCATCGACGGCTGCAAAGCCTGGAATTGAAAATGAAGCGCGCCGAAGGACTTGTCGGCAAAATCAGTGTTGTTCTCAACTATCTGAATGATGACTTCAAACAAGTTTCCCAGCTGATTCATGATGCGAAAGAGAAGCAGGAATTTGGATTGAAAATTATTGAAGCACAAGAGGAAGAGCGGCGCCGCCTTTCCAGAGAAATGCATGATGGTCCGGCACAGATGCTAGCCAATATCTTGCTTCGATCTGAGCTGGTTGATCGGACATTTCGCGAAAGGAGCACGGAAGAGGCGCTGCTGGAGATTCAGAATATGCGTAAAATGGTCCGCAGCTCACTATATGAGGTTCGCCGTATCATTTATGATCTTCGTCCAATGGCGCTTGATGATCTTGGACTTTTGCCTACCATCAAAAAATATTTGAACAATATTGAGGAATTTAATAATATTCACATTGAGTTTACCGCTCTGAAAGCAGATAAGCGTTTGGATCCGAAGTACGAGGTGGCGCTGTTCCGTTTGACGCAAGAAGCGGTCCAAAATGCTGTTAAACATGCCGAACCCACAACAATTAAAGTTCGCTTAGAAGTGATGCAGGAACTCGTCGTCATCAGTATCATCGATGATGGAAGAGGCTTTGATATCACCCAGAAGAAAGAGAATTCATTCGGCATTATTGGAATGCGGGAACGAGTGGAAATGCTCGATGGATCCATTAATTTTTATACCGAAGTCGGGAAAGGCACTCGCGTTTTGATCAAAGTCCCGCTCGCAGACGGATAA
- a CDS encoding YigZ family protein, translated as MLTTYFTVKTEGAHEIVIQKSRFIGHVKRVETEEEAIAFVQKIKKEHKDATHNCSAYMIGEHDLIQKASDDGEPSGTAGVPILEVLKKKGLKDTAVVVTRYFGGIKLGTGGLIRAYSGSASQSIDTIGVVQRQLMQLAEIHIDYTLLGKVENDLRQSAYTLQNIDYADRVILHTAMESGQEQEFEAYITDLTNAQAEIKFGGQEYVEKDV; from the coding sequence ATGCTCACTACTTATTTTACCGTAAAAACGGAAGGCGCACACGAAATTGTCATCCAAAAATCCCGTTTTATTGGTCATGTAAAGCGTGTCGAGACGGAAGAAGAAGCCATCGCTTTTGTGCAAAAGATAAAAAAGGAACATAAAGATGCTACCCATAACTGCTCTGCTTACATGATTGGCGAGCATGATTTAATTCAAAAAGCCAGTGACGATGGCGAACCGAGTGGTACTGCAGGTGTGCCTATATTAGAAGTTCTGAAGAAAAAAGGGCTGAAGGATACAGCTGTAGTGGTAACAAGGTATTTCGGCGGTATTAAACTTGGAACCGGCGGTCTTATCCGTGCTTATTCGGGTTCTGCCTCTCAATCGATTGATACAATCGGCGTAGTACAAAGGCAGCTCATGCAGCTAGCGGAGATTCATATCGATTACACATTACTTGGGAAAGTCGAGAATGATTTGCGACAGTCTGCTTATACATTGCAAAATATTGATTACGCCGACCGCGTTATTCTGCATACTGCAATGGAATCAGGCCAAGAGCAAGAGTTTGAAGCATATATAACCGATTTGACCAACGCCCAAGCTGAAATCAAATTCGGCGGGCAAGAGTATGTAGAAAAAGATGTGTAA
- the nagB gene encoding glucosamine-6-phosphate deaminase, producing MLTMEKAQDYKELSQMAAKKIITKLSHKPEAVLGLATGSTPVGLYEALVAAYKEKRFSMAKATTFNLDEYVGIHPSDANSYAYYMNQHLFSQVDLPETAAHLPNGETANLDAACATYEQQITSAGGIDLQVIGIGLNGHIGFNEPHTPFEQRTHVVELDKTTREANARFFPNLDAVPTHAITMGIQNIMESKEVLLLVAGEQKAAVLERLVYGDVTEAFPASILKEHPNVTVIADQGALSGLKAADYQAGN from the coding sequence ATGCTCACTATGGAAAAAGCACAAGATTATAAAGAATTAAGCCAAATGGCAGCTAAAAAGATTATTACAAAACTTTCTCATAAGCCCGAAGCAGTACTTGGGCTTGCAACTGGTTCAACACCAGTCGGTTTGTACGAAGCTTTAGTTGCGGCTTACAAAGAAAAACGGTTTTCTATGGCAAAAGCGACGACTTTTAACTTGGATGAGTATGTTGGCATTCATCCGAGCGATGCGAATAGTTATGCTTATTATATGAATCAGCATTTGTTCAGCCAAGTCGATTTGCCGGAAACGGCAGCGCATCTTCCGAATGGTGAGACAGCAAATTTAGATGCAGCTTGCGCAACGTATGAACAGCAAATAACTTCTGCTGGCGGAATTGATTTGCAGGTGATTGGAATCGGACTGAACGGGCATATCGGTTTTAACGAACCACACACACCTTTTGAGCAGCGGACGCATGTCGTTGAACTCGACAAAACAACAAGGGAAGCAAATGCTCGATTCTTTCCCAACTTGGATGCTGTACCGACACATGCTATTACAATGGGGATTCAAAACATTATGGAAAGCAAAGAAGTGCTGCTGCTTGTAGCTGGCGAACAAAAAGCCGCGGTATTGGAACGACTTGTATATGGGGATGTAACGGAAGCATTTCCGGCTTCAATCCTTAAGGAACATCCGAATGTAACGGTTATAGCGGATCAAGGAGCTTTGAGCGGGTTAAAAGCTGCTGATTATCAAGCTGGGAACTGA
- the nagA gene encoding N-acetylglucosamine-6-phosphate deacetylase, whose amino-acid sequence MGDILLRNIRICTPNHIIDGYIGIANGEIVEIGEKNPAMEYAQEVDGEHRLALPGFIDGHIHGAAGADTMDATQESLHRIAAWLPNEGTTTFLATTITQSQSAITSALEQVRLFQNKQGEAELIGVHLEGPFVNERKAGAQPLQHIQKPDTTLFSNWQETAGGKIKVVTLAPERDDNYQLTKKLASENVIATAGHTDSSFEEIKEASVHGVSQLTHLCNQMNGIHHRDIGAVGAGFLLTSLTCELIADGIHVAPEMLRLIYQNVGADRLLLITDSLRGKGLEDGTYDLGGQAVTVADGKALLPDGTLAGSMLQMKDAIRNMADFAGASVADIVKMTAENPAKQFGIYARKGSLEVGKDADIVLLDDELALQATYCRGKLAYQKEK is encoded by the coding sequence ATGGGTGACATATTGCTTCGGAATATCCGTATTTGCACACCTAATCACATCATTGACGGTTATATCGGTATAGCAAATGGGGAAATAGTAGAGATAGGCGAAAAGAATCCTGCTATGGAATATGCGCAAGAAGTGGATGGAGAGCACCGCTTGGCATTACCGGGATTTATTGATGGGCATATTCATGGAGCGGCGGGTGCCGATACAATGGATGCCACGCAGGAAAGCTTGCATAGAATAGCAGCATGGCTGCCGAATGAAGGTACAACAACCTTCTTAGCTACAACAATTACCCAAAGTCAATCAGCTATCACATCTGCCTTGGAACAGGTGCGCTTGTTCCAGAACAAGCAAGGTGAGGCTGAATTGATTGGTGTGCACTTAGAAGGTCCATTTGTGAACGAAAGAAAAGCTGGCGCACAACCGCTGCAGCATATTCAAAAACCTGATACGACGCTGTTTTCTAACTGGCAAGAAACAGCGGGAGGTAAGATCAAAGTTGTGACATTGGCACCGGAACGTGACGACAACTACCAGCTTACAAAAAAACTGGCTTCAGAAAATGTTATTGCTACGGCAGGGCACACAGACAGCTCTTTTGAAGAAATAAAAGAAGCTTCTGTGCATGGCGTTAGTCAGCTGACGCATTTGTGCAATCAAATGAATGGCATTCATCATCGTGATATTGGAGCGGTAGGAGCAGGATTTCTGCTTACTTCGTTAACTTGTGAGCTTATCGCTGACGGCATTCACGTTGCACCAGAGATGCTACGCTTAATTTACCAAAATGTCGGTGCAGATAGATTGCTGCTTATTACAGATTCGTTACGAGGAAAAGGCCTGGAAGATGGCACGTATGATCTGGGCGGACAAGCTGTAACCGTGGCAGATGGCAAAGCGCTCTTGCCTGATGGAACGCTCGCGGGCAGTATGCTGCAAATGAAGGATGCAATTCGAAATATGGCTGACTTTGCAGGTGCGTCAGTTGCGGATATCGTGAAGATGACAGCTGAAAATCCGGCAAAACAATTTGGCATTTATGCGCGAAAAGGTTCTCTTGAGGTTGGGAAGGATGCGGATATTGTACTGCTGGATGACGAGCTGGCATTACAGGCAACCTATTGCAGAGGAAAATTGGCTTATCAGAAGGAGAAATGA
- a CDS encoding VanZ family protein — translation MSMKKWVYGLLPLACIIIIYLFSATPYQEQDIKPMLSSHIDLSPLVPYLSPIQFTYHGNEVSVEAVGIYSFVEFFIRKGAHFTVYFFLAILACTALYKGFGFKYRLSLQLALIISVLYACFDEFHQSLTPGRTPYVGDVVIDTIGACAGLIAVIIGRNLYHLFWKQS, via the coding sequence ATGAGCATGAAAAAATGGGTTTATGGGTTGCTGCCGCTGGCATGCATCATCATTATCTACCTATTTTCCGCCACCCCCTATCAGGAACAGGATATCAAACCGATGCTATCTTCTCACATCGATTTGAGTCCGCTTGTGCCTTATTTGTCACCTATCCAGTTTACCTATCATGGAAACGAAGTTAGTGTGGAGGCAGTGGGCATTTATTCCTTTGTAGAGTTCTTCATCCGAAAAGGAGCTCATTTCACTGTTTATTTCTTTCTAGCCATTTTGGCGTGCACGGCACTATATAAAGGGTTTGGCTTTAAGTACCGCTTATCACTGCAGCTGGCACTAATTATTTCTGTTCTTTATGCGTGCTTTGATGAGTTTCACCAAAGCCTGACGCCTGGCAGGACACCTTATGTTGGGGATGTAGTAATTGATACGATCGGTGCATGTGCAGGGCTAATTGCGGTGATTATCGGGAGAAACTTGTACCATCTCTTCTGGAAACAATCCTAA
- a CDS encoding class D sortase: MKRFAVILVIAGLLLVGYGGFEWYTTSQAQKESLSAAKSMLHEAHAAEKLTPEEEKAEASTFEPGQGDVAGVLHVPKIDAELPIVEGTDANDLAKGVGHYKGTAYPLQNDQIVLSGHRDTVFRNMGEVKVGDTFVVEMPYGSFTYKVENTKIVDKDDLTVIVPTAPDEVLTVTTCYPFSYVGDAPERFVWTAVPVETE; encoded by the coding sequence ATGAAACGATTTGCTGTCATATTAGTCATTGCTGGACTGCTGTTAGTCGGATACGGAGGCTTTGAATGGTATACCACCTCCCAAGCGCAAAAAGAGTCCTTGTCAGCTGCTAAATCCATGCTGCATGAAGCACACGCGGCAGAAAAGCTCACTCCCGAGGAAGAGAAAGCGGAAGCAAGCACCTTTGAACCGGGTCAAGGCGATGTTGCAGGTGTTCTGCACGTCCCGAAGATCGATGCGGAATTACCCATTGTGGAAGGAACAGATGCCAACGACTTGGCGAAGGGAGTCGGCCATTATAAAGGAACGGCTTATCCACTTCAAAATGATCAGATTGTTTTATCGGGCCACCGCGATACAGTATTCCGCAATATGGGCGAAGTAAAAGTAGGCGATACATTCGTTGTCGAAATGCCATACGGTTCTTTTACCTATAAAGTTGAAAACACAAAAATTGTCGATAAAGACGATCTAACTGTTATTGTGCCAACTGCGCCTGATGAAGTATTGACAGTAACAACTTGCTATCCATTTTCATACGTAGGTGATGCACCAGAACGATTTGTCTGGACAGCAGTACCTGTAGAAACAGAATAA
- a CDS encoding FadR/GntR family transcriptional regulator yields the protein MKKEKMAHRIAAEILGQIVEGEIEPGQKLPTEKKLCEKYGVSRASIREALSELKAQGAVSSKQGGGTYVEQAFHGEYFHQVMVDESDLASFRYLFEMRKILEPEAAMLAADRRTEKELAEMRAALELMQDADSTEMHKGRDADFAFHLAVMKATHNPVMIQTFANLDTVYKRALALSFEDKEDLLRNKQVIYMEHKEIYEAIKTGEAELARLQCLIHLRNVEKKLNPGN from the coding sequence ATGAAGAAGGAGAAAATGGCGCATCGAATTGCAGCCGAAATTTTGGGACAAATTGTCGAAGGGGAAATTGAACCTGGTCAAAAACTTCCAACTGAAAAGAAGTTATGTGAAAAATACGGTGTAAGCCGTGCTTCCATTCGAGAAGCGCTAAGTGAACTTAAAGCACAAGGAGCTGTTTCTTCAAAGCAAGGCGGCGGAACATATGTTGAGCAGGCATTTCACGGTGAATATTTTCATCAAGTAATGGTAGATGAATCAGACTTAGCCAGTTTTCGATATTTGTTTGAGATGCGCAAAATTCTGGAGCCAGAAGCAGCCATGCTGGCAGCAGATCGGCGGACAGAAAAGGAACTTGCTGAGATGCGCGCGGCGTTGGAGTTGATGCAGGACGCGGATAGTACGGAAATGCATAAAGGACGGGATGCGGACTTTGCTTTTCATCTGGCTGTGATGAAGGCGACGCATAATCCAGTCATGATACAAACATTTGCTAATTTGGATACAGTATATAAGCGGGCACTGGCTTTGTCGTTTGAAGATAAAGAAGACTTACTGCGTAATAAACAGGTGATTTATATGGAGCATAAAGAAATCTATGAAGCCATTAAAACTGGAGAAGCAGAGTTAGCACGTCTGCAATGTTTGATTCATTTGCGAAATGTAGAGAAGAAATTAAATCCTGGTAACTGA